A genomic segment from Branchiostoma floridae strain S238N-H82 chromosome 7, Bfl_VNyyK, whole genome shotgun sequence encodes:
- the LOC118419076 gene encoding FH2 domain-containing protein 1-like isoform X2 — MLKTGLRKLEKGAEKVMAERHAGGDNSAAAGNGQQASIASSMGNTASSDSDASASDPSPPSPTLTHTPTPSPPPPPPGEEDVSPFSTPLSSEGEGEGAPPPGPPPPPPPPPGSGGPPPPPPPPPGGGPPPPPPPGAPPPPPGAPLLHTSTPTSTLMPKYKMRRLNWNKLSTHQVKGKRNIWTQLANSKENGYSVDYESLEELFRQTNATGKVVAPAADDSGGPEKKLKESNEVALFDSKKSLNLNIFLRQFRCSNEEIIDKLKTGDSETVGAEKLRGLLKILPEKEDIELLESYTGDREKLGNAEKFFLLLIGLQNYKLRIDGMLLKEELNSTVDYLEPSIEIMIKAGEELLKCKALQEILHIVLITGNYINAGGYAGNAVGFKMASLLKLVDTRANKPGMNFMHYVALQAEKKDKKLLQVDSQLKTLEEASRHSVDNINTEVKQLAEKTKSVDKQLEKAHRDVRIQLMDFVRTAKMDVEDLQAGLKKLEKLRKKLAEFFCEDEGDFKIEECFSVFHQFTQRFKKAIEENKERQIKEEREEQRRKEQDLLEASRSQRRHSVAITGSVSSLLPEREPSPEPDEKDTGPIVDKLLGDIRSGFARKRGESVRARIKRLEGFGPKDAKAAENPDEQGNEKTEEENVVNKDSKLTNGHEKKGTPALKGLPTKGGSPTPDSSKQAKDSPTARKLRTPSSNDDNNLFEFLLQGENDDLLNKLDSAQMKTRRPARRRTRDLDFRLKESSERENSTPGRRWRSTVEGREVDVALRQWAAKQEAVEAKEPKDAPKPKEEDKETKPSPKKWRTAMQEWEAANPEQPVSPRKTSSFSKVESSERSKRRSSELMQSSIPEEPESDTSPTKGKTSAKRNTSTSSTKLDTKEPEREISSKRNVRASPLNVSDRTATSRRWRSSVDSREVDKAVKSFDKSNRDAIKPKNSSLIRTSTLQDRPSSSTVEPMWRRSYKSTDVEKAIKAEPLSKSYRDKANSTTDDIDARMKKRREERRWRSSLDSKEINSAVKKFDFDSRRKQFDGSRGSSQSSSLDSSPHDSRGSTPEPVRRSDRRGGVSSRKETPKNIPESPRRTKAFPGGAVRVRTPDTEKKELPGKSQDKSSTSKKPGIEITADGLKGKIKDEIRDKDKDEDNVKTRDRLGRRWRSSLDKRELDVALKGHEAKGRESAIQKPVEKKGAEDEKKVEVKESRYAKRWREKVYGEKDESGAEEKGKEPAVSTMHVKEDRAPVQKRWRSAVDRTEVDLAIKQHETKMSKDSESAGVSNEVAKLTEKSDRGVHDRRRRSARGSVDVTDIKAAISKTKEDDKGVAEKSGKGLTASGKDKDSEGEEEESSRPLFGSVRGRMKRYEKSQTQEDDGSQTSVTGNGIRVANRFGRRSRTDVDPKDVDTVLRAGMKSIKEEKETSEDDKPARREIPKPKPAMLRRWTSLIDETAAKKAVEEPGSVGKRLQNFMERKISKDDYDVPPASSSHNRRWTTSDFDTSAVEPAARQNDRTKERLKERLARISENVKSVEYTNEPKHGVALEANHAPLVAKYSSDSGRSSRPRSEDISDKVSPEKSAPGDDYNGDSDLDNDDEGFETESTVSSNIDSVADKVGSVDGEGSGSPADRRESTGVFRAIDSRRDSLGLDEPSAHTCHSPQSSVDSSFDQSDITDTESITSGGRDSRPSSQTFSEADGKHQDAVRPLHKVSPGGAKTQSSAETRNGLPIPRKLSLPKFEKAPPPKRIPGTFAGKVGHLLSKFNQGSPDGSTTPAAKSGSSTVPRRNTIASFTVPKTGTDSSKLSSPERENIAPDPQKAAARDTIVQAIESAIETQRSPSAKEIKSED, encoded by the exons ATGTTGAAGACCGGTCTCCGGAAGCTAGAGAAGGGTGCTGAGAAAGTTATGGCCGAAAGGCATGCTGGTGGAGACAACTCTGCAGCAGCTGGGAACGGGCAGCAAGCTTCTATCGCTTCTAGTATGGGCAACACTGCGTCATCCGACTCCGATGCCTCAGCTTCAGACCCCTCCCCACCCTCACCTACTCTCACCCATACCCCCACCCcttcaccccctcccccacccccggGGGAGGAAGATGTCTCACCCTTTTCCACGCCGCTATCCTCAGAAGGGGAAGGGGAGGGAGCCCCTCCACCTGGACCCCCTCCACCTCCACCGCCACCACCAGGCAGTGGAGGACCCCCTCCTCCTCCACCACCACCCCCCGGTGGAGGCCCTCCACCTCCCCCTCCCCCGGGtgctccccctccccctcctggtGCTCCCCTCCTCCACACCTCCACCCCTACCTCTACTCTAATGCCAAAGTATAAAATGAGAAGACTGAACTGGAATAAATTGTCGACACACCAAGTGAAGGGAAAGCGCAATATATGGACGCAGCTAGCTAACTCTAAGGAAAACGGGTACTCTGTAGACTACGAAAGTTTGGAAGAACTGTTTCGACAGACAAATGCTACGGGAAAGGTCGTTGCACCCGCGGCGGATGATTCTGGAGGACCAGAAAAGAAGCTTAAGGAGTCCAATGAG GTAGCGTTGTTTGACTCGAAGAAAAGTTTGAACCTCAACATCTTCCTGAGGCAGTTCAGATG TTCTAACGAAGAGATCATCGACAAGTTGAAGACGGGAGACAGCGAGACTGTGGGTGCAGAAAAGCTCAGGGGTCTATTGAAGATTTTACCAGAGAAGGAAGAT ATCGAGTTGTTGGAGTCCTACACTGGTGACAGAGAGAAGCTAGGCAATGCTGAAAAATTCTTCCTGCTGCTCATAGGCTTACAAAA TTACAAGCTCCGCATAGATGGCATGCTGCTTAAAGAAGAACTCAACTCCACCGTAGACTACCTCGAACCTTCGATAGAGATCATGATCAAAGCTGGGGAGG aGCTCCTCAAGTGCAAGGCCTTACAAGAAATCCTCCACATTGTGCTAATAACGGGCAACTACATCAATGCT GGTGGGTACGCAGGAAATGCTGTTGGATTCAAGATGGCGTCCTTACTGAAGCTGGTGGACACCCGCGCCAACAAGCCTGGCATGAACTTCATGCACTACGTAGCTTTG CAAGCAGAAAAGAAGGACAAGAAGCTGCTACAAGTGGACAGTCAGCTGAAGACTCTGGAAGAAGCCTCAAG ACACTCTGTTGACAACATCAACACAGAGGTGAAACAGCTGGCCGAGAAGACCAAGTCGGTGGACAAACAGCTGGAGAAGGCTCACCGTGACGTCAGGATTCAGCTCATGGACTTCGTCAGG ACGGCTAAGATGGACGTGGAGGATCTCCAAGCCGGACTGAAGAAGCTGGAGAAGCTGCGGAAGAAGCTTGCCGAGTTCTTCTGCGAGGATGAAGGAGACTTCAAGATCGAGGAGTGCTTCAGTGTGTTTCATCAGTTCACACAGCGGTTCAAGAAAGCTATCGAG GAGAACAAGGAGCGACAGATCAAGGAGGAGCGCGAGGAGCAGCGGCGGAAGGAGCAGGATCTCCTGGAGGCATCCCGGAGCCAGCGGAGGCACTCCGTCGCCATCACCGGCTCCGTCTCCTCCCTCCTCCCGGAGAGAGAGCCGAGCCCCGAGCCGGACGAGAAGGACACGGGTCCGATCGTGGACAAACTGTTGGGAGACATTCGAAGCGGATTTGCTCGCAAGCGTGGGGAGAGTGTACGTGCAAGGATAAAGCGGTTGGAAGGATTCGGTCCTAAGGACGCGAAGGCTGCGGAGAATCCTGACGAACAAGGCAACGAGAAGACAGAAGAGGAAAACGTTGTAAACAAAGACTCAAAGCTGACTAACGGCCATGAGAAGAAAGGTACTCCCGCACTGAAGGGCCTTCCAACAAAGGGAGGCAGCCCTACGCCAGACTCTAGTAAACAGGCAAAGGATTCTCCGACAGCCAGAAAGTTACGAACGCCATCCTCGAATGATGACAACAACTTGTTTGAATTCTTGCTGCAGGGCGAAAACGATGATCTGTTGAACAAACTCGACAGTGCGCAGATGAAAACGCGCAGGCCGGCACGAAGGCGGACACGAGACCTTGATTTCCGGTTGAAAGAAAGTAGCGAGCGGGAAAACAGCACGCCAGGCCGCCGGTGGAGAAGCACAGTAGAGGGCAGGGAAGTGGACGTTGCTCTCAGGCAGTGGGCTGCAAAACAAGAAGCCGTGGAAGCAAAAGAACCTAAGGATGCACCGAAACCAAAAGAGGaggacaaagaaacaaaaccttCTCCAAAGAAATGGAGAACTGCGATGCAGGAATGGGAAGCAGCAAATCCCGAGCAGCCTGTTTCACCTCGGAAAACATCGAGCTTCTCAAAGGTGGAGAGCTCTGAGAGAAGTAAGAGGAGATCCTCAGAGCTTATGCAGTCCTCTATACCAGAAGAGCCTGAGAGCGACACATCTCCGACCAAGGGAAAAACCTCGGCTAAGAGAAATACTTCGACTTCGTCTACGAAACTTGACACCAAAGAACCTGAAAGAGAAATTTCTTCCAAACGAAACGTGAGGGCGAGCCCTCTGAACGTTAGTGATCGGACAGCTACCAGCAGGCGATGGCGCAGCAGTGTAGACAGCAGAGAAGTGGACAAGGCGGTGAAATCATTTGATAAGTCAAACAGAGACGCAATCAAACCTAAGAATTCTAGTTTGATACGTACATCGACGCTTCAGGACAGACCCAGCAGCTCGACTGTAGAACCGATGTGGAGGAGATCTTATAAATCTACAGACGTAGAAAAAGCAATCAAGGCAGAGCCGCTATCGAAGTCATATAGAGACAAAGCAAACAGTACGACAGATGACATTGATGCGCGGatgaagaaaagaagagaagaacGACGATGGCGAAGTTCGCTTGATTCGAAGGAAATCAACTCAGCGGTAAAGaaatttgactttgacagtcGCCGAAAGCAGTTCGATGGGTCTCGCGGTAGCTCACAGAGTTCGTCTTTGGACTCGAGTCCGCACGATAGCCGGGGGAGTACTCCTGAACCTGTGAGACGGTCGGACAGGCGAGGGGGGGTGTCAAGTAGAAAGGAGACTCCCAAGAACATTCCTGAGTCCCCCAGGAGGACGAAAGCGTTCCCCGGGGGTGCCGTAAGAGTTCGGACTCCCGACACAGAGAAAAAAGAACTTCCTGGTAAGTCTCAGGACAAAAGTTCCACGAGCAAAAAACCAGGAATCGAGATTACTGCAGATGGGTTGAAAGGAAAAATTAAGGATGAAATACGAGACAAGGACAAAGACGAGGATAACGTCAAAACTCGTGATCGTTTAGGAAGACGATGGAGAAGTAGTTTGGACAAGAGAGAGTTGGATGTTGCCTTGAAAGGCCACGAGGCGAAGGGTAGGGAAAGTGCAATACAAAAACCAGTGGAGAAGAAAGGAGCTGAAGACGAGAAGAAGGTTGAAGTGAAAGAATCGAGGTACGCGAAAAGATGGCGAGAGAAGGTTTACGGTGAGAAGGACGAGAGTGGTGCTGAGGAGAAGGGGAAGGAACCGGCGGTGTCCACCATGCACGTGAAGGAGGACAGGGCGCCTGTGCAGAAGAGATGGCGCAGCGCGGTGGACAGGACAGAGGTAGATCTCGCGATCAAGCAGCACGAGACGAAGATGTCGAAAGATTCGGAGAGCGCGGGGGTGAGTAACGAGGTGGCCAAGCTGACGGAGAAGAGTGATCGCGGTGTGCACGACCGCAGGCGCCGCAGTGCTAGGGGATCAGTAGACGTCACGGACATTAAAGCAGCCATAAGTAAGACAAAGGAGGACGACAAGGGCGTGGCTGAAAAATCGGGTAAGGGTCTCACAGCGAGCGGGAAGGATAAAGACTCGGAGggtgaagaagaagaatcttCCCGCCCGCTTTTCGGAAGTGTTCGCGGGAGAATGAAACGGTACGAGAAGAGTCAAACTCAGGAGGACGACGGTAGCCAAACGAGCGTTACCGGAAACGGAATCAGGGTGGCGAACAGGTTTGGAAGGCGGTCGCGAACCGACGTAGACCCGAAGGACGTTGACACTGTGTTGCGGGCAGGGATGAAAAGTATTAAGGAGGAGAAGGAGACTTCAGAAGACGATAAACCTGCGCGTCGGGAGATACCGAAACCCAAACCGGCCATGCTTCGGCGATGGACGAGTCTCATTGACGAGACCGCCGCGAAGAAGGCTGTCGAAGAACCGGGTTCGGTCGGTAAGAGACTGCAAAACTTCATGGAGAGAAAAATCAGCAAAGACGATTACGACGTCCCACCGGCGAGCAGTTCTCACAACAGACGTTGGACTACAAGTGACTTTGACACTTCGGCGGTCGAGCCAGCTGCCAGGCAGAATGACCGAACAAAAGAGAGACTGAAAGAAAGACTCGCACGCATAAGCGAGAACGTTAAATCGGTGGAGTATACTAATGAACCTAAACACGGAGTAGCACTGGAAGCCAACCACGCTCCTTTGGTGGCGAAGTACTCCTCCGATAGCGGCAGGTCGTCCAGACCCAGGTCGGAGGACATCAGTGACAAAGTTTCTCCGGAGAAATCCGCTCCGGGTGACGATTACAACGGAGACAGCGACTTGGATAACGACGATGAAGGGTTCGAGACGGAGTCCACCGTGAGCTCGAACATCGACAGCGTGGCAGACAAGGTGGGCAGTGTGGACGGAGAAGGCAGCGGGAGCCCAGCGGATCGGAGAGAAAGCACAGGAGTATTCCGCGCCATCGATAGCCGGAGAGACAGCCTGGGGTTGGACGAGCCGTCCGCACACACGTGTCACAGCCCGCAGTCCAGCGTCGACTCGTCGTTCGACCAGTCGGACATCACCGATACGGAGTCCATCACGTCGGGCGGCCGGGACTCCAGGCCGAGCAGCCAGACGTTTTCTGAGGCTGACGGCAAACATCAGGACGCTGTCAGGCCGCTACACAAAGTCTCACCGGGGGGAGCGAAAACACAGAGCAGTGCCGAAACCAGAAACGGCCTGCCGATCCCCCGAAAACTCAGCCTACCGAAGTTCGAAAAGGCGCCACCGCCGAAGCGCATCCCGGGTACGTTTGCCGGGAAGGTCGGACACTTGTTGAGCAAATTCAATCAAGGAAGTCCCGATGGCTCTACGACGCCAGCAGCAAAGTCGGGTAGCTCTACCGTGCCCAGGAGGAACACTATAGCTTCCTTCACTGTCCCGAAAACTGGCACCGACTCGAGTAAGCTATCCAGCCCGGAGCGAGAGAACATCGCTCCCGATCCCCAGAAAGCCGCGGCCCGGGACACTATCGTGCAGGCCATAGAGTCGGCTATCGAGACACAGCGCTCACCCTCGGCAAAAGAGATCAAATCTGAGGACTAG